In the genome of Raphanus sativus cultivar WK10039 chromosome 4, ASM80110v3, whole genome shotgun sequence, one region contains:
- the LOC130494481 gene encoding ribosome-recycling factor, chloroplastic-like, translated as MAASLSSTAQTTPILRFRASDSKSLVSPPGSCLRVMASNNASSARAIACSLRSDNPWLGAGVKLSGVVKRSLQKRVVIRSATIEEIEAEKSAIEKDVKSKMEKTIETLRTSFNSIRTGRANVAMLDKIEVEYYGSPVSLKSIAQISTPDGTSLLLQPYDKSSLKAIEKAIVSSDLGVTPNNDGDVIRLSLPPLTSERRKELTKVVAKQSEDGKVALRNIRRDALKSYDKLEKEKKLSEDNVKDLSSDLQKLIDTYMKKVEELCKQKEKELLKV; from the exons ATGGCGGCTTCACTCTCTTCCACTGCTCAGACCACACCGATTCTTCGATTCAGAGCCAGTGATTCCAAGTCCCTCGTCTCTCCCCCAG GTTCGTGTTTGAGGGTCATGGCTTCGAACAATGCTTCATCTGCACGCGCAATTGCGTGTTCTTTAAGGAGCGACAATCCTTGGCTCGGTGCGGGAGTTAAGCTCTCTGGTGTTGTCAAGCGGTCACTACAGAAGAG AGTGGTGATAAGATCTGCAACTATTGAAGAAATTGAAGCCGAGAAATCTGCTATTGAGAAAGACGTT AAATCAAAAATGGAGAAGACGATTGAAACGCTTAGGACTAGTTTCAACTCCATAAGGACCGGGAGAGCCAATGTTGCTATGCTTGACAAGATTGAG GTTGAATACTATGGAAGTCCTGTAAGTCTGAAAAGCATTGCCCAAATCAGTACCCCCGATGGCACTTCTCTTTTGCTTCAGCCTTATGACAAATCTAG CTTGAAGGCTATAGAGAAGGCCATTGTCAGTTCTGATCTTGGTGTCACTCCTAATAACGATGGTGATGTCATTCGCTTGTCCTTGCCTCCCCTCACTTCTGAGCGAAGAAag GAACTAACAAAGGTTGTAGCCAAACAGTCTGAAGACGGGAAG GTTGCACTGAGAAACATAAGGAGGGATGCCTTGAAATCTTATGATAAACTCGAGAAG GAGAAGAAGCTGTCAGAAGACAACGTGAAGGATTTGTCAAGCGATTTGCAG AAACTAATTGACACTTACATGAAGAAGGTAGAGGAGCTCTGCAAACAGAAAGAGAAG GAATTGTTGAAGGTGTAA
- the LOC108830536 gene encoding protein TIME FOR COFFEE isoform X3: protein MDNSREARRSSSSSTTMGAASNGVTKRRQRFSESSRGEEVRDRAEKKERDPESVNRSKRRRSERFTRRDVEEEGDSSDDESMGEEEEEDVKHSNERKRLPSSSRIADGMIGVPVPRKARSACIKRSHDCCTSSGSGGGGGGGGFGEERRGSPGFEVASPDPSTVSVKQKKKNVNGTKSGIPKPPKSSGAMEMEDDLEFEIAEVLSGLKQQLPHRSKILDDLENPLRSSEEVKGADDSSQGCNAGSIEAEHSANIDKSTNGTSSPVPVIHKEKQVRQETPSVLDGEQSQDSDASKGRVLEGPQLENCRDESNCASKLQIDLMVPPTTVASSPERLSLLPLASHSIASKDYPKMQQDSSVKNKEKIVVEKRECLNLDLERLSQETTGRDSSLRLHNVGWTQPQQSKLVQQSSVLPLTVAVGGLPSGLPHQGYIPLMQKGKPVDGESYTCVQPRPKRCATHFFIARNIQLHQHFVKSNHLPQPNKDSVYLKGGDLRLTAGNPSLVGSPPILSLNSQEAQDRFVVKASESGHFASTRQKKTQLPSASSSIVPAQAFIFPTNHHLQPIILPSKSSRPTNNNPSVAVGTASVNFNHPSSSACEASSPYCTVLPNNAYSFQLSSTIRGGTPSQALPCFNGSFYSPQMFQPSQLLQNQTQGQRETKAASCSSSSHRKLQPQVSVNSVSSQANVQKHRQQSESKSAAGDNSDSRGSHTHKGGPYGQIMTAPMQPQNFSMSFASFAGGSAPANLNFSTNGYQYVSAAPFAHQKNLQASDSKTRGRSCSSHAEDPKKTLTERTPAMNGQTLVFDNPSRTLNFVSGTWPPPAATTMSGDPSVFTHHLTQRQQQSGRSKMMTQSQAHSVTNTSSQRKNPVASSLTSCNSLNLKQFKSQQQIRTHGQTQISFEAPSKSQQGRSGGGGSFSAVTGSAPHEKSGNPKVNNSKALPLSPVLSSAAHAQDQAENPASGSTQKNSPVCGRNVPPIITSCPGHLSELKY from the exons ATGGATAATTCCAGGGAAGCTcgaagatcatcatcatcatcaaccacCATGGGTGCTGCTTCAAATGGTGTTACAAAACGGAGACAACGATTCTCAG AGAGTAGTCGTGGGGAGGAGGTGAGGGATAGAGCGGAGAAGAAAGAGCGAGATC CGGAGTCGGTGAATCGGAGTAAGAGGAGACGGAGTGAAAGGTTCACGCGGAGAGATgttgaagaagaaggagatagCTCGGATGATGAGAGTatgggagaggaggaggaggaggacgtAAAGCATAGTAATGAAAGGAAGAGGTTGCCGTCGTCAAGTCGTATCGCCGATGGAATGATCGGCGTACCTGTCCCGAGAAAGGCTCgttcag CATGTATAAAGAGGTCGCACGACTGCTGTACATCGTCGGgaagcggtggtggtggtggtggtggaggattCGGAGAAGAGCGCCGAGGATCTCCGGGCTTCGAAGTTGCCTCACCGGATCCTTCAACTGTTTCCGtcaagcagaagaagaagaatgtaaACGGAACCAAATCTGGGATACCGAAGCCACCGAAATCCTCCGGTGCGATGGAGATGGAGGACGACTTGGAGTTTGAAATTGCTGAGGTTCTATCCGGACTCAAGCAACAACTTCCTCACCGCTCAAAGATACTAGACGATTTGGAGAATCCCCTTAGATCATCGGAGGAGGTTAAAG GTGCTGATGATTCTTCCCAAGGTTGTAATGCGGGGAGTATCGAAGCTGAGCACTCAGCCAACATTGATAAGTCCACTAACGGAACGTCGTCTCCAGTCCCCGTTATTCACAAGGAGAAACAAGTAAGGCAAGAAACACCCAGCGTATTGGATGGCGAACAGAGCCAAGATTCTGACGCGTCAAAAG GCAGGGTATTGGAGGGTCCACAACTGGAAAACTGTAGAGATGAGAGTAATTGTGCTAGTAAGCTCCAGATTGATCTCATG GTTCCTCCAACAACAGTTGCTTCCTCACCAGAAAGACTTTCTCTTCTTCCGTTGGCCTCTCATTCTATTGCTTCTAAAGATTATCCCAAG ATGCAACAAGATAGTTCTGTAAAGAACAAAGAGAAGATTGTTGTCGAGAAACGTGAATGCTTGAATCTTGATCTAGAGAGACTGAGCCAAGAGACCACTGGCAGAGACTCTAGCCTTAGATTACATAATGTCGGTTGGACCCAACCTCAGCAGTCTAAATTAG TTCAGCAGAGCTCAGTCTTACCTTTGACTGTAGCTGTAGGAGGCTTGCCTAGTGGCCTTCCTCATCAGGG ATATATACCACTGATGCAGAAGGGTAAACCTGTGGATGGTGAATCTTATACATGTGTGCAG CCTAGGCCTAAAAGGTGCGCCACACATTTTTTTATTGCCCGGAACATTCAGCTACATCAGCACTTTGTCAAATCAAACCATCTTCCTCAGCCAAACAAAGATTCTGTATATCTAAAAGGTGGTGACTTGAGGCTAACCGCTGGAAACCCATCCTTGGTAGGAAGCCCTCCTATTCTCAGTTTAAACTCACAGGAGGCACAAGATAGATTCGTGGTTAAAGCCTCTGAAAGTGGTCATTTTGCTTCAACCAGACAGAAAAAAACTCAACTACCCTCTGCATCTAGTAGTATAGTG CCTGCTCAAGCTTTCATCTTCCCAACAAACCACCATCTGCAACCGATCATTTTACCTTCGAAGTCATCTCGTCCAACAAATAATAATCCAAGTGTGGCTGTTGGTACAGCTTCTGTTAATTTTAACCATCCAAGTTCATCAGCCTGCGAAGCTTCTTCCCCATACTGTACAGTTCTTCCAAACAATGCATATTCCTTTCAACTGTCTTCAACCATCAGAGGTGGGACTCCAAGCCAAGCGTTGCCTTGCTTCAATGGGTCCTTTTATTCGCCGCAGATGTTCCAACCTTCCCAGCTTCTGCAGAATCAGACTCAAGGCCAGAGAGAGACAAAGGCAGCAAGCTGCTCCTCGTCATCCCATAGGAAACTGCAACCGCAAGTTAGTGTGAATAGCGTTTCAAGCCAAGCCAATGTTCAGAAACACCGTCAACAGTCTGAGTCCAAGTCTGCTGCTGGAGATAACTCAGATTCAAGGGGTAGCCACACTCATAAAGGAGGGCCATATGGCCAGATCATGACTGCTCCTATGCAGCCACAAAACTTTTCCATGTCATTTGCCTCTTTCGCGGGTGGTTCTGCCCCTGCAAATCTGAATTTCTCTACCAATGGCTACCAGTACGTATCTGCAGCTCCCTTTGCTCACCAGAAAAACCTTCAGGCAAGTGACTCAAAGACGCGAGGTCGAAGCTGTTCAAGTCATGCCGAGGACCCGAAAAAGACTCTTACCGAGAGGACTCCAGCTATGAATGGACAGACGCTGGTTTTTGACAATCCATCGAGAACCCTCAACTTTGTTTCTGGTACTTGGCCTCCTCCTGCAGCAACAACGATGAGTGGAGATCCTTCAGTGTTTACCCATCATCTTACGCAGAGGCAGCAGCAATCTGGTCGGAGTAAAATGATGACTCAATCTCAGGCTCACTCAGTTACCAACACTTCATCCCAGCGGAAAAATCCTGTAGCCTCATCTCTCACGTCGTGCAATTCCTTAAACCTCAAGCAGTTCAAGTCTCAGCAGCAGATAAGAACACACGGACAGACTCAGATTTCTTTTGAAGCACCATCGAAGTCGCAACAGGGAAGATCTGGTGGTGGTGGCTCTTTCTCTGCAGTCACAGGGTCTGCTCCACATGAAAAATCAGGAAACCCTAAGGTCAACAACAGCAAAGCCTTGCCGTTATCACCTGTTCTTTCTTCAGCTGCACACGCACAGGACCAGGCAGAGAATCCAGCTTCTGGATCGACGCAAAAAAATTCTCCAGTTTGTGGGAGGAACGTGCCACCGATCATAACTTCTTGCCCTGGTCACCTTTCCGAGCTAAAGTACTAG
- the LOC108830536 gene encoding protein TIME FOR COFFEE isoform X1 has translation MDNSREARRSSSSSTTMGAASNGVTKRRQRFSESSRGEEVRDRAEKKERDPESVNRSKRRRSERFTRRDVEEEGDSSDDESMGEEEEEDVKHSNERKRLPSSSRIADGMIGVPVPRKARSACIKRSHDCCTSSGSGGGGGGGGFGEERRGSPGFEVASPDPSTVSVKQKKKNVNGTKSGIPKPPKSSGAMEMEDDLEFEIAEVLSGLKQQLPHRSKILDDLENPLRSSEEVKGADDSSQGCNAGSIEAEHSANIDKSTNGTSSPVPVIHKEKQVRQETPSVLDGEQSQDSDASKGRVLEGPQLENCRDESNCASKLQIDLMVPPTTVASSPERLSLLPLASHSIASKDYPKMQQDSSVKNKEKIVVEKRECLNLDLERLSQETTGRDSSLRLHNVGWTQPQQSKLVQQSSVLPLTVAVGGLPSGLPHQGYIPLMQKGKPVDGESYTCVQGVSFSAFQPRPKRCATHFFIARNIQLHQHFVKSNHLPQPNKDSVYLKGGDLRLTAGNPSLVGSPPILSLNSQEAQDRFVVKASESGHFASTRQKKTQLPSASSSIVPAQAFIFPTNHHLQPIILPSKSSRPTNNNPSVAVGTASVNFNHPSSSACEASSPYCTVLPNNAYSFQLSSTIRGGTPSQALPCFNGSFYSPQMFQPSQLLQNQTQGQRETKAASCSSSSHRKLQPQVSVNSVSSQANVQKHRQQSESKSAAGDNSDSRGSHTHKGGPYGQIMTAPMQPQNFSMSFASFAGGSAPANLNFSTNGYQYVSAAPFAHQKNLQASDSKTRGRSCSSHAEDPKKTLTERTPAMNGQTLVFDNPSRTLNFVSGTWPPPAATTMSGDPSVFTHHLTQRQQQSGRSKMMTQSQAHSVTNTSSQRKNPVASSLTSCNSLNLKQFKSQQQIRTHGQTQISFEAPSKSQQGRSGGGGSFSAVTGSAPHEKSGNPKVNNSKALPLSPVLSSAAHAQDQAENPASGSTQKNSPVCGRNVPPIITSCPGHLSELKY, from the exons ATGGATAATTCCAGGGAAGCTcgaagatcatcatcatcatcaaccacCATGGGTGCTGCTTCAAATGGTGTTACAAAACGGAGACAACGATTCTCAG AGAGTAGTCGTGGGGAGGAGGTGAGGGATAGAGCGGAGAAGAAAGAGCGAGATC CGGAGTCGGTGAATCGGAGTAAGAGGAGACGGAGTGAAAGGTTCACGCGGAGAGATgttgaagaagaaggagatagCTCGGATGATGAGAGTatgggagaggaggaggaggaggacgtAAAGCATAGTAATGAAAGGAAGAGGTTGCCGTCGTCAAGTCGTATCGCCGATGGAATGATCGGCGTACCTGTCCCGAGAAAGGCTCgttcag CATGTATAAAGAGGTCGCACGACTGCTGTACATCGTCGGgaagcggtggtggtggtggtggtggaggattCGGAGAAGAGCGCCGAGGATCTCCGGGCTTCGAAGTTGCCTCACCGGATCCTTCAACTGTTTCCGtcaagcagaagaagaagaatgtaaACGGAACCAAATCTGGGATACCGAAGCCACCGAAATCCTCCGGTGCGATGGAGATGGAGGACGACTTGGAGTTTGAAATTGCTGAGGTTCTATCCGGACTCAAGCAACAACTTCCTCACCGCTCAAAGATACTAGACGATTTGGAGAATCCCCTTAGATCATCGGAGGAGGTTAAAG GTGCTGATGATTCTTCCCAAGGTTGTAATGCGGGGAGTATCGAAGCTGAGCACTCAGCCAACATTGATAAGTCCACTAACGGAACGTCGTCTCCAGTCCCCGTTATTCACAAGGAGAAACAAGTAAGGCAAGAAACACCCAGCGTATTGGATGGCGAACAGAGCCAAGATTCTGACGCGTCAAAAG GCAGGGTATTGGAGGGTCCACAACTGGAAAACTGTAGAGATGAGAGTAATTGTGCTAGTAAGCTCCAGATTGATCTCATG GTTCCTCCAACAACAGTTGCTTCCTCACCAGAAAGACTTTCTCTTCTTCCGTTGGCCTCTCATTCTATTGCTTCTAAAGATTATCCCAAG ATGCAACAAGATAGTTCTGTAAAGAACAAAGAGAAGATTGTTGTCGAGAAACGTGAATGCTTGAATCTTGATCTAGAGAGACTGAGCCAAGAGACCACTGGCAGAGACTCTAGCCTTAGATTACATAATGTCGGTTGGACCCAACCTCAGCAGTCTAAATTAG TTCAGCAGAGCTCAGTCTTACCTTTGACTGTAGCTGTAGGAGGCTTGCCTAGTGGCCTTCCTCATCAGGG ATATATACCACTGATGCAGAAGGGTAAACCTGTGGATGGTGAATCTTATACATGTGTGCAG GGTGTTTCATTTTCTGCTTTTCAGCCTAGGCCTAAAAGGTGCGCCACACATTTTTTTATTGCCCGGAACATTCAGCTACATCAGCACTTTGTCAAATCAAACCATCTTCCTCAGCCAAACAAAGATTCTGTATATCTAAAAGGTGGTGACTTGAGGCTAACCGCTGGAAACCCATCCTTGGTAGGAAGCCCTCCTATTCTCAGTTTAAACTCACAGGAGGCACAAGATAGATTCGTGGTTAAAGCCTCTGAAAGTGGTCATTTTGCTTCAACCAGACAGAAAAAAACTCAACTACCCTCTGCATCTAGTAGTATAGTG CCTGCTCAAGCTTTCATCTTCCCAACAAACCACCATCTGCAACCGATCATTTTACCTTCGAAGTCATCTCGTCCAACAAATAATAATCCAAGTGTGGCTGTTGGTACAGCTTCTGTTAATTTTAACCATCCAAGTTCATCAGCCTGCGAAGCTTCTTCCCCATACTGTACAGTTCTTCCAAACAATGCATATTCCTTTCAACTGTCTTCAACCATCAGAGGTGGGACTCCAAGCCAAGCGTTGCCTTGCTTCAATGGGTCCTTTTATTCGCCGCAGATGTTCCAACCTTCCCAGCTTCTGCAGAATCAGACTCAAGGCCAGAGAGAGACAAAGGCAGCAAGCTGCTCCTCGTCATCCCATAGGAAACTGCAACCGCAAGTTAGTGTGAATAGCGTTTCAAGCCAAGCCAATGTTCAGAAACACCGTCAACAGTCTGAGTCCAAGTCTGCTGCTGGAGATAACTCAGATTCAAGGGGTAGCCACACTCATAAAGGAGGGCCATATGGCCAGATCATGACTGCTCCTATGCAGCCACAAAACTTTTCCATGTCATTTGCCTCTTTCGCGGGTGGTTCTGCCCCTGCAAATCTGAATTTCTCTACCAATGGCTACCAGTACGTATCTGCAGCTCCCTTTGCTCACCAGAAAAACCTTCAGGCAAGTGACTCAAAGACGCGAGGTCGAAGCTGTTCAAGTCATGCCGAGGACCCGAAAAAGACTCTTACCGAGAGGACTCCAGCTATGAATGGACAGACGCTGGTTTTTGACAATCCATCGAGAACCCTCAACTTTGTTTCTGGTACTTGGCCTCCTCCTGCAGCAACAACGATGAGTGGAGATCCTTCAGTGTTTACCCATCATCTTACGCAGAGGCAGCAGCAATCTGGTCGGAGTAAAATGATGACTCAATCTCAGGCTCACTCAGTTACCAACACTTCATCCCAGCGGAAAAATCCTGTAGCCTCATCTCTCACGTCGTGCAATTCCTTAAACCTCAAGCAGTTCAAGTCTCAGCAGCAGATAAGAACACACGGACAGACTCAGATTTCTTTTGAAGCACCATCGAAGTCGCAACAGGGAAGATCTGGTGGTGGTGGCTCTTTCTCTGCAGTCACAGGGTCTGCTCCACATGAAAAATCAGGAAACCCTAAGGTCAACAACAGCAAAGCCTTGCCGTTATCACCTGTTCTTTCTTCAGCTGCACACGCACAGGACCAGGCAGAGAATCCAGCTTCTGGATCGACGCAAAAAAATTCTCCAGTTTGTGGGAGGAACGTGCCACCGATCATAACTTCTTGCCCTGGTCACCTTTCCGAGCTAAAGTACTAG
- the LOC108830536 gene encoding protein TIME FOR COFFEE isoform X2, translating into MDNSREARRSSSSSTTMGAASNGVTKRRQRFSESSRGEEVRDRAEKKERDPESVNRSKRRRSERFTRRDVEEEGDSSDDESMGEEEEEDVKHSNERKRLPSSSRIADGMIGVPVPRKARSACIKRSHDCCTSSGSGGGGGGGGFGEERRGSPGFEVASPDPSTVSVKQKKKNVNGTKSGIPKPPKSSGAMEMEDDLEFEIAEVLSGLKQQLPHRSKILDDLENPLRSSEEVKGADDSSQGCNAGSIEAEHSANIDKSTNGTSSPVPVIHKEKQVRQETPSVLDGEQSQDSDASKGVLEGPQLENCRDESNCASKLQIDLMVPPTTVASSPERLSLLPLASHSIASKDYPKMQQDSSVKNKEKIVVEKRECLNLDLERLSQETTGRDSSLRLHNVGWTQPQQSKLVQQSSVLPLTVAVGGLPSGLPHQGYIPLMQKGKPVDGESYTCVQGVSFSAFQPRPKRCATHFFIARNIQLHQHFVKSNHLPQPNKDSVYLKGGDLRLTAGNPSLVGSPPILSLNSQEAQDRFVVKASESGHFASTRQKKTQLPSASSSIVPAQAFIFPTNHHLQPIILPSKSSRPTNNNPSVAVGTASVNFNHPSSSACEASSPYCTVLPNNAYSFQLSSTIRGGTPSQALPCFNGSFYSPQMFQPSQLLQNQTQGQRETKAASCSSSSHRKLQPQVSVNSVSSQANVQKHRQQSESKSAAGDNSDSRGSHTHKGGPYGQIMTAPMQPQNFSMSFASFAGGSAPANLNFSTNGYQYVSAAPFAHQKNLQASDSKTRGRSCSSHAEDPKKTLTERTPAMNGQTLVFDNPSRTLNFVSGTWPPPAATTMSGDPSVFTHHLTQRQQQSGRSKMMTQSQAHSVTNTSSQRKNPVASSLTSCNSLNLKQFKSQQQIRTHGQTQISFEAPSKSQQGRSGGGGSFSAVTGSAPHEKSGNPKVNNSKALPLSPVLSSAAHAQDQAENPASGSTQKNSPVCGRNVPPIITSCPGHLSELKY; encoded by the exons ATGGATAATTCCAGGGAAGCTcgaagatcatcatcatcatcaaccacCATGGGTGCTGCTTCAAATGGTGTTACAAAACGGAGACAACGATTCTCAG AGAGTAGTCGTGGGGAGGAGGTGAGGGATAGAGCGGAGAAGAAAGAGCGAGATC CGGAGTCGGTGAATCGGAGTAAGAGGAGACGGAGTGAAAGGTTCACGCGGAGAGATgttgaagaagaaggagatagCTCGGATGATGAGAGTatgggagaggaggaggaggaggacgtAAAGCATAGTAATGAAAGGAAGAGGTTGCCGTCGTCAAGTCGTATCGCCGATGGAATGATCGGCGTACCTGTCCCGAGAAAGGCTCgttcag CATGTATAAAGAGGTCGCACGACTGCTGTACATCGTCGGgaagcggtggtggtggtggtggtggaggattCGGAGAAGAGCGCCGAGGATCTCCGGGCTTCGAAGTTGCCTCACCGGATCCTTCAACTGTTTCCGtcaagcagaagaagaagaatgtaaACGGAACCAAATCTGGGATACCGAAGCCACCGAAATCCTCCGGTGCGATGGAGATGGAGGACGACTTGGAGTTTGAAATTGCTGAGGTTCTATCCGGACTCAAGCAACAACTTCCTCACCGCTCAAAGATACTAGACGATTTGGAGAATCCCCTTAGATCATCGGAGGAGGTTAAAG GTGCTGATGATTCTTCCCAAGGTTGTAATGCGGGGAGTATCGAAGCTGAGCACTCAGCCAACATTGATAAGTCCACTAACGGAACGTCGTCTCCAGTCCCCGTTATTCACAAGGAGAAACAAGTAAGGCAAGAAACACCCAGCGTATTGGATGGCGAACAGAGCCAAGATTCTGACGCGTCAAAAGG GGTATTGGAGGGTCCACAACTGGAAAACTGTAGAGATGAGAGTAATTGTGCTAGTAAGCTCCAGATTGATCTCATG GTTCCTCCAACAACAGTTGCTTCCTCACCAGAAAGACTTTCTCTTCTTCCGTTGGCCTCTCATTCTATTGCTTCTAAAGATTATCCCAAG ATGCAACAAGATAGTTCTGTAAAGAACAAAGAGAAGATTGTTGTCGAGAAACGTGAATGCTTGAATCTTGATCTAGAGAGACTGAGCCAAGAGACCACTGGCAGAGACTCTAGCCTTAGATTACATAATGTCGGTTGGACCCAACCTCAGCAGTCTAAATTAG TTCAGCAGAGCTCAGTCTTACCTTTGACTGTAGCTGTAGGAGGCTTGCCTAGTGGCCTTCCTCATCAGGG ATATATACCACTGATGCAGAAGGGTAAACCTGTGGATGGTGAATCTTATACATGTGTGCAG GGTGTTTCATTTTCTGCTTTTCAGCCTAGGCCTAAAAGGTGCGCCACACATTTTTTTATTGCCCGGAACATTCAGCTACATCAGCACTTTGTCAAATCAAACCATCTTCCTCAGCCAAACAAAGATTCTGTATATCTAAAAGGTGGTGACTTGAGGCTAACCGCTGGAAACCCATCCTTGGTAGGAAGCCCTCCTATTCTCAGTTTAAACTCACAGGAGGCACAAGATAGATTCGTGGTTAAAGCCTCTGAAAGTGGTCATTTTGCTTCAACCAGACAGAAAAAAACTCAACTACCCTCTGCATCTAGTAGTATAGTG CCTGCTCAAGCTTTCATCTTCCCAACAAACCACCATCTGCAACCGATCATTTTACCTTCGAAGTCATCTCGTCCAACAAATAATAATCCAAGTGTGGCTGTTGGTACAGCTTCTGTTAATTTTAACCATCCAAGTTCATCAGCCTGCGAAGCTTCTTCCCCATACTGTACAGTTCTTCCAAACAATGCATATTCCTTTCAACTGTCTTCAACCATCAGAGGTGGGACTCCAAGCCAAGCGTTGCCTTGCTTCAATGGGTCCTTTTATTCGCCGCAGATGTTCCAACCTTCCCAGCTTCTGCAGAATCAGACTCAAGGCCAGAGAGAGACAAAGGCAGCAAGCTGCTCCTCGTCATCCCATAGGAAACTGCAACCGCAAGTTAGTGTGAATAGCGTTTCAAGCCAAGCCAATGTTCAGAAACACCGTCAACAGTCTGAGTCCAAGTCTGCTGCTGGAGATAACTCAGATTCAAGGGGTAGCCACACTCATAAAGGAGGGCCATATGGCCAGATCATGACTGCTCCTATGCAGCCACAAAACTTTTCCATGTCATTTGCCTCTTTCGCGGGTGGTTCTGCCCCTGCAAATCTGAATTTCTCTACCAATGGCTACCAGTACGTATCTGCAGCTCCCTTTGCTCACCAGAAAAACCTTCAGGCAAGTGACTCAAAGACGCGAGGTCGAAGCTGTTCAAGTCATGCCGAGGACCCGAAAAAGACTCTTACCGAGAGGACTCCAGCTATGAATGGACAGACGCTGGTTTTTGACAATCCATCGAGAACCCTCAACTTTGTTTCTGGTACTTGGCCTCCTCCTGCAGCAACAACGATGAGTGGAGATCCTTCAGTGTTTACCCATCATCTTACGCAGAGGCAGCAGCAATCTGGTCGGAGTAAAATGATGACTCAATCTCAGGCTCACTCAGTTACCAACACTTCATCCCAGCGGAAAAATCCTGTAGCCTCATCTCTCACGTCGTGCAATTCCTTAAACCTCAAGCAGTTCAAGTCTCAGCAGCAGATAAGAACACACGGACAGACTCAGATTTCTTTTGAAGCACCATCGAAGTCGCAACAGGGAAGATCTGGTGGTGGTGGCTCTTTCTCTGCAGTCACAGGGTCTGCTCCACATGAAAAATCAGGAAACCCTAAGGTCAACAACAGCAAAGCCTTGCCGTTATCACCTGTTCTTTCTTCAGCTGCACACGCACAGGACCAGGCAGAGAATCCAGCTTCTGGATCGACGCAAAAAAATTCTCCAGTTTGTGGGAGGAACGTGCCACCGATCATAACTTCTTGCCCTGGTCACCTTTCCGAGCTAAAGTACTAG